From the Mycobacteriales bacterium genome, one window contains:
- a CDS encoding DUF6492 family protein, which translates to MQVTLVTPSHRGDYERFAFLRESMAACDIDLPQVAIVPARDVPRFEAVPDRHRLTVVAEGEVLPRGATARLVERLARRDITGWERQQLIKLAAYRVVDDPTWVCVDSDVFFLRPVTAETLALGATRPLLLELRDFPIGPEPTAFRRASARLLGLDPNRLDPALTYTAWLVPLHGSVVRELLDFLDRRQDLPWWRAMTAGSATEYETYGLFARHIHGLAALDAADRRTCWLFYSTAQFPDRLARARDRHGVSAAMVHSRLDCDWSAVQDAVRSLWRRPQPGG; encoded by the coding sequence ATGCAGGTCACTCTCGTGACGCCGTCCCACCGCGGTGACTACGAACGGTTCGCGTTCCTGCGGGAGTCGATGGCGGCCTGCGACATCGATCTGCCGCAGGTGGCGATCGTTCCAGCCCGGGACGTGCCGCGGTTCGAGGCGGTGCCCGACCGGCACCGGCTCACCGTCGTTGCGGAAGGCGAGGTGCTCCCCCGCGGGGCGACCGCCCGGCTCGTCGAACGGCTGGCCCGGCGGGACATCACCGGGTGGGAGCGGCAACAGCTGATCAAGCTGGCCGCCTACCGGGTGGTCGACGACCCGACGTGGGTCTGCGTCGACAGCGACGTGTTCTTCCTGCGCCCGGTGACAGCCGAGACGCTGGCCCTTGGCGCCACCCGGCCCCTGCTGCTCGAACTGCGCGACTTCCCGATCGGCCCGGAGCCGACGGCGTTCCGCCGGGCCTCGGCCCGCCTCCTCGGTCTCGACCCGAACCGGCTCGACCCGGCGCTGACCTACACCGCCTGGCTCGTGCCGCTGCACGGCAGCGTCGTTCGGGAGCTCCTGGACTTCCTCGACCGGCGACAGGATCTGCCCTGGTGGCGGGCTATGACCGCAGGCTCGGCCACCGAATACGAGACCTATGGGCTGTTCGCCCGGCACATCCACGGTCTGGCGGCGCTCGATGCAGCGGACCGGCGGACTTGTTGGCTGTTCTATTCCACCGCGCAGTTCCCGGACCGCCTGGCCCGAGCCCGTGACCGGCACGGGGTGAGCGCGGCCATGGTCCATTCGAGGCTCGACTGCGACTGGAGCGCCGTGCAGGATGCGGTCCGCAGCCTGTGGCGCCGGCCCCAGCCCGGTGGCTGA
- a CDS encoding DUF2079 domain-containing protein codes for MGDRCGVTAVTGSFAGLYCLVSFEQQRGFRTGYDSTIFDQAVHSYSRLRGPISPVKGVHDFGIVGYNLLADHFSPIWAVLAPFYRLWPSIGLLFVAQSVLFAASGVPVWRFTRRALGRRAAYLVLAGYGLAWGLQSALGFDVHEIMFAVPLTALAVERADAGRPGQAVAAASVLLVVKEQFGLFLAGFGVYLAVRGYRRLGALTALGGLAAFELTVNVLIPHFAAGHHYAYFTDTVFRGGLPAALGFAVRHPVRLLRLFVLPGPKWRTLLWLTAPWGFAALGSPLALLAVPLLLVRFLGTDPHWWGTAFQYDAELMPLAVLAAVDGIRRVRSRLPRLRSERWALGWAAAVLGGAVWACTRFPFGQLGATAEWSTTAAVAAAEAAVAHVPPGVTVEAPAQVGPHLVDRDTVLLLDPTPRNAPWVVVGSRAPAADRTARLESAGYHVVFADDGYVVLNRP; via the coding sequence GTGGGTGACCGGTGCGGGGTGACGGCGGTCACCGGGAGCTTCGCGGGCCTGTACTGCCTCGTCTCCTTCGAGCAGCAACGCGGCTTCCGGACCGGATACGACTCGACCATCTTCGACCAGGCGGTGCATTCCTACAGCCGGCTGCGCGGGCCGATCTCCCCGGTCAAGGGGGTGCACGACTTCGGCATCGTCGGCTACAACCTGCTCGCCGACCACTTCTCGCCGATCTGGGCGGTACTGGCGCCGTTCTACCGGCTCTGGCCGAGCATCGGGCTCCTCTTCGTCGCCCAGTCCGTGCTTTTCGCGGCCTCCGGCGTGCCGGTCTGGCGGTTCACCCGCCGGGCGCTCGGCCGGCGCGCGGCGTATCTCGTGCTCGCCGGCTACGGCCTGGCCTGGGGGCTCCAGTCCGCCCTCGGTTTCGACGTGCACGAGATCATGTTCGCGGTCCCACTGACCGCGCTGGCGGTCGAACGGGCGGACGCCGGCCGCCCCGGGCAGGCGGTCGCCGCGGCCTCGGTGCTTCTCGTGGTCAAGGAGCAGTTCGGGCTTTTCCTGGCCGGTTTCGGCGTCTACCTGGCCGTCCGGGGCTACCGCCGGCTCGGCGCCCTGACCGCCCTCGGCGGCCTCGCGGCCTTCGAGCTGACGGTGAACGTGCTGATCCCGCACTTCGCCGCCGGCCACCACTACGCCTACTTCACCGACACCGTGTTCCGCGGCGGCCTGCCGGCCGCGTTGGGCTTCGCGGTCCGCCATCCGGTGCGGCTGCTGCGGCTGTTCGTGCTGCCCGGGCCGAAATGGCGGACGTTGTTGTGGCTGACCGCGCCCTGGGGATTCGCCGCGCTGGGATCCCCCCTGGCACTGCTCGCCGTGCCGCTGCTTCTCGTGCGCTTCCTCGGGACCGACCCGCACTGGTGGGGCACGGCGTTCCAGTACGACGCCGAGCTGATGCCGCTGGCGGTCCTGGCCGCGGTCGACGGGATCCGGCGGGTTCGCTCACGCCTGCCCCGGCTCCGCTCGGAGCGCTGGGCGCTCGGCTGGGCGGCCGCCGTGCTCGGTGGCGCGGTCTGGGCCTGCACCCGGTTCCCGTTCGGGCAGTTGGGCGCGACCGCGGAGTGGTCCACGACTGCGGCGGTCGCCGCCGCGGAAGCGGCGGTGGCGCACGTGCCGCCCGGGGTCACCGTCGAGGCCCCGGCCCAGGTCGGCCCGCACCTGGTCGACCGGGACACCGTGCTGCTCCTCGACCCCACGCCGCGAAACGCGCCGTGGGTAGTGGTCGGCTCCCGGGCGCCGGCCGCCGACCGGACCGCCCGGCTGGAGAGCGCCGGCTACCACGTCGTCTTCGCCGATGACGGCTACGTCGTCTTGAACCGGCCGTGA
- a CDS encoding type II toxin-antitoxin system PemK/MazF family toxin, with translation MSPPPLRGQVYRLDLGHGRKPWVVVSNNSRNRNLETVIAARITTTSKNAQLPTIVALSAADPLNGHVLCDDLIPLYRDELTTPLGSLSPATMRAISAGLRLALP, from the coding sequence GTGAGCCCACCCCCGCTGCGTGGTCAGGTGTACCGCCTTGACTTGGGCCACGGTCGCAAGCCGTGGGTGGTGGTCAGCAACAACAGTCGCAACCGCAACCTAGAGACGGTGATCGCCGCCCGGATCACGACCACCAGCAAGAACGCCCAACTGCCGACCATCGTCGCGCTCAGCGCCGCCGATCCACTCAATGGGCACGTCCTCTGCGACGACCTCATACCGCTCTACCGCGACGAACTGACCACCCCACTGGGCTCACTCAGCCCGGCCACCATGCGCGCGATCAGCGCTGGCCTCCGCCTCGCTCTGCCCTGA
- a CDS encoding alpha/beta fold hydrolase produces the protein MRRETASLHGHEISYITAGETGPVVVLLHGIAGCADTWSDVIDRLSDSVRIVAPDLLGHGQSAKPRGDYSLGAYASGVRDLTDLLGHERVTVVGHSLGGGVAMQFAYQFPEHTERLVLVSSGGLGRQVTPLLRAATLPFAEYVMPIGVNPRLRNAAQAVGRALPWLSDLMAPAAKEIARGYGSLADTEALRAFVHTCRAVMDLGGQRIDASDRLYLAAGLPTLIVWGARDRFIPVAHAHAAAALLPAARVEIFERAGHFPHRDEPARFAATLLDFFNDEHPATLSADMFRERLRLRG, from the coding sequence ATGCGCCGAGAAACCGCGAGCCTGCACGGGCACGAGATCAGCTACATCACCGCGGGCGAGACCGGGCCGGTCGTCGTCCTGCTGCACGGAATCGCCGGGTGCGCGGACACCTGGTCCGACGTCATCGACCGGTTGTCGGACAGCGTCCGGATCGTCGCCCCCGACCTGCTCGGGCACGGGCAGTCGGCGAAGCCCAGGGGTGACTATTCCCTCGGCGCCTACGCCAGCGGGGTCCGGGATCTCACCGACCTGCTCGGTCACGAGCGGGTGACAGTCGTCGGGCACTCGCTCGGCGGTGGTGTCGCGATGCAGTTCGCCTACCAGTTCCCGGAGCACACCGAACGGCTCGTGCTGGTCTCCTCCGGCGGGCTCGGCCGACAGGTGACGCCGCTGCTGCGGGCGGCAACCCTTCCGTTCGCCGAATACGTCATGCCGATCGGCGTCAACCCCCGGCTCCGCAACGCGGCCCAGGCGGTCGGTCGGGCCCTGCCCTGGCTGTCGGATCTGATGGCCCCGGCGGCGAAGGAGATCGCCCGGGGCTACGGGTCGCTCGCCGATACCGAGGCGCTTCGGGCCTTCGTGCACACCTGCCGGGCGGTCATGGACCTCGGCGGCCAGCGGATCGACGCGAGCGACCGGCTCTACCTCGCCGCGGGGCTCCCGACGCTCATCGTCTGGGGGGCCCGGGACCGTTTCATCCCGGTCGCCCACGCGCACGCGGCGGCGGCGCTCCTGCCGGCCGCCCGGGTGGAGATCTTCGAGCGCGCCGGACACTTCCCGCATCGCGACGAACCGGCGCGTTTCGCCGCTACCCTGCTCGATTTCTTCAACGACGAACACCCCGCAACCCTGTCCGCAGACATGTTCCGTGAGCGGCTTCGGCTGCGCGGATAG
- a CDS encoding CDP-alcohol phosphatidyltransferase family protein: MTVSEEEVRSGSPVTAPQPDRIFTIPNLISFLRLLGVPLFLWLVLGPRADGYALVVLMASGVSDYLDGKIARMFGMTSRLGELLDPLADRLYIASTLIALTVRGIVPLWLLIVLVSRDAVLALCLPILHRHGYGPLPVHFLGKAATFNLLYAFPFLLFSVGHGTVSTITRPLGWAFALWGTGMYWWAGALYIAQVRQLVVADSAGGLE, encoded by the coding sequence GTGACCGTGTCGGAGGAGGAGGTGCGCTCCGGGTCCCCGGTTACCGCTCCCCAGCCTGACCGGATCTTCACGATCCCGAACCTGATCTCGTTCCTCCGCCTGCTCGGCGTGCCGCTGTTCCTCTGGCTCGTCCTCGGCCCCCGGGCGGACGGCTATGCACTGGTCGTGCTGATGGCCTCGGGGGTCTCCGACTACCTCGACGGCAAGATCGCCCGGATGTTCGGCATGACCAGCCGGCTCGGTGAGCTCCTGGACCCGCTGGCCGACCGGCTCTACATCGCGTCGACGCTGATCGCGCTGACCGTGCGCGGCATCGTCCCGCTCTGGTTGCTCATCGTGCTCGTCAGCCGCGACGCCGTCCTGGCCCTGTGCCTGCCGATCCTGCACAGGCACGGTTACGGGCCGCTCCCAGTGCACTTCCTCGGCAAGGCCGCTACCTTCAACCTGCTTTACGCGTTTCCGTTCCTGCTGTTCTCGGTCGGTCACGGGACGGTGTCGACGATCACCCGCCCGCTCGGTTGGGCCTTCGCCCTGTGGGGCACGGGGATGTATTGGTGGGCCGGCGCGCTCTACATCGCCCAGGTGCGCCAGCTGGTGGTAGCCGACAGTGCGGGAGGCCTCGAATGA
- a CDS encoding sigma-70 family RNA polymerase sigma factor has protein sequence MTTTGPGGLVERLARDVDSAFPDLVSDYGGVVYTAALRTTGCPADAEDLAAETFLRAYAALRGYPPERIAGLAVRPWLVTILLNLERNRRRMLARRPAHVPLEAGNEPAARGEGPEQRTARHESGDLLAGLLGRLPERQRVAIVLRHIVDLGYPEIAGVLGVAEGTVKSDVSRGLTRLRGLASAAGLEEGPS, from the coding sequence GTGACGACGACGGGACCCGGCGGGCTGGTCGAACGCCTGGCCCGGGACGTCGATTCCGCATTTCCCGATCTCGTCTCCGACTACGGCGGGGTCGTCTACACCGCCGCGTTGCGCACCACCGGGTGCCCCGCGGACGCGGAGGACCTGGCGGCCGAAACCTTTCTGCGCGCCTACGCGGCGCTCCGCGGCTACCCGCCGGAACGGATCGCTGGGCTCGCGGTGCGCCCGTGGCTGGTCACGATCCTGCTCAATCTCGAGCGGAACCGTCGTCGCATGCTGGCCCGCCGGCCGGCGCACGTCCCGCTGGAGGCCGGCAACGAGCCGGCGGCGCGCGGCGAGGGACCGGAGCAGCGGACCGCCCGGCACGAGTCCGGTGACCTGCTGGCCGGATTGCTCGGCCGGCTCCCGGAGCGGCAGCGGGTGGCCATCGTGCTTCGGCACATCGTCGATCTCGGCTACCCGGAGATCGCCGGTGTGCTCGGTGTGGCTGAGGGCACCGTTAAATCCGATGTTTCCCGTGGGCTGACCCGGTTGCGCGGGCTGGCCAGCGCCGCGGGCCTGGAGGAAGGGCCGTCATGA
- a CDS encoding GNAT family N-acetyltransferase, producing the protein MAEAFEEARDGLLLTGDADRMQVELIHRWLAEGSYWAAGRDLEVVRRSLAGSRCYGVFRDDVQVGFARAVTDEATFAWICDVFVAAPDRGLGIGSWLVDAIVRDLTGSGVSRFVLATRDAHEVYGRVGFGPVRYPERWMEIDRRRAAASPP; encoded by the coding sequence ATGGCGGAAGCGTTCGAGGAGGCCCGTGACGGGCTGCTCCTCACCGGCGACGCCGATCGGATGCAGGTCGAGTTGATCCATCGCTGGCTCGCCGAGGGGTCGTACTGGGCGGCCGGCCGGGACCTGGAGGTCGTCCGTCGCTCGCTCGCCGGGTCCCGCTGCTACGGCGTCTTCCGCGACGACGTCCAGGTGGGCTTCGCCCGTGCGGTCACCGACGAGGCGACGTTTGCCTGGATCTGCGACGTTTTCGTGGCCGCGCCCGATCGGGGACTAGGGATCGGATCATGGCTGGTCGATGCCATCGTCCGGGACCTGACCGGGTCGGGGGTCAGCCGATTCGTTCTGGCGACCCGCGACGCGCACGAGGTGTACGGGCGGGTCGGATTCGGGCCGGTGCGCTACCCCGAACGCTGGATGGAGATCGACCGTCGCCGCGCGGCGGCTAGTCCCCCGTGA
- a CDS encoding methylated-DNA--[protein]-cysteine S-methyltransferase has translation MTSMPVADPLTAALAALAADAPADLGGRIFARWVRVPGPVGDVFVASTERGIAYLRPATAVGDSAERFRAEFQDRQGRPLIPASRPPAGLIPALRTGAARGLAYDLTGLSSFDRDVLAATLTIPSGQLRPYGWVAAEIGRPRAVRAVGSALGRNPVPLLIPCHRVTRSDGRPGDYLFGRSMKLSVLEAEGVDLPSLALLAAAGRRYAGSDRTGVICHPTCPHVRRITAAHRRDFPSVAAAVRAGYRPCRDCRPAPSVQRRTAQSGGSHPA, from the coding sequence ATGACCTCGATGCCCGTTGCCGATCCACTGACCGCGGCACTTGCCGCGCTGGCCGCCGACGCGCCGGCCGATCTGGGCGGGCGGATCTTCGCCCGGTGGGTCCGGGTCCCCGGACCGGTCGGGGATGTCTTCGTCGCCAGCACCGAGCGCGGGATCGCCTACCTGCGCCCGGCCACCGCGGTCGGCGACTCGGCGGAACGTTTCCGCGCCGAGTTCCAGGATCGGCAGGGCCGGCCACTGATCCCGGCGAGCCGGCCCCCGGCTGGGCTGATTCCCGCGTTGCGAACCGGGGCCGCGCGCGGCCTCGCCTACGACCTGACCGGGCTGTCCTCGTTCGACCGCGACGTGCTGGCGGCCACGTTGACCATCCCGTCCGGTCAGCTCCGCCCCTACGGATGGGTGGCTGCGGAAATCGGCCGGCCACGCGCGGTCCGGGCGGTCGGGTCCGCCCTGGGTCGCAATCCCGTCCCGCTACTCATCCCCTGCCATCGGGTCACGCGCTCGGATGGGCGGCCCGGCGACTACCTGTTCGGCCGGTCGATGAAGTTGAGCGTGCTCGAAGCCGAAGGCGTGGACCTGCCGTCGCTGGCGCTACTGGCCGCCGCCGGACGCCGTTACGCCGGGAGCGACCGCACGGGCGTGATCTGCCACCCGACCTGCCCGCACGTGCGGCGGATCACCGCAGCTCACCGGCGGGACTTCCCCAGCGTCGCCGCGGCAGTCCGGGCCGGCTATCGCCCGTGCCGGGACTGTCGACCGGCCCCGTCGGTTCAGCGCCGGACCGCCCAGTCTGGCGGATCGCACCCGGCCTAG